A region of the Mangifera indica cultivar Alphonso chromosome 10, CATAS_Mindica_2.1, whole genome shotgun sequence genome:
cttttgttttaaattataattaatctcaCTCAAAATGAGGGGTAGACAAATTTATACTATatgctcttttatttttcactcaaactatattaaaatgacaaatttcaccctttgaaattaaaaaaaaaggataaattcTTACAGTTTGTTAGGTTctattaataaattcaattatattttgagagaaaaagacaaaattacccgtattaaagaaaaaataaaaaataccctTTATTCACAACAAATCATTAAATTGTAGTGTTTGTGTGAAGTGGTGTCTAGTGGCATTGGTAGTAGGATGAGAAACTTGTAATTTAATGGTAGTGAGAAAGTTTGTATTTGTGGGGAAGAAACAGAGGAGGAAAGTTGCCCTTggtgaataaagaaaaaatataaaatattaaaattaaaattaaaattagacaaataaaattactaaaatatccttttaaaataaagttaatggaaaaaatataatagtgtGGGACTTTGCTGTCTTTCAACTTTAGGGGGTGAAAGTCTATCATTTCAGCGTATATTTGTcggaacaataaaattatgtatacatattttttatacataaattatgtatgtatcattatataattagataattttaaattaaaaataaaataatattatattacataataatacattatttatgtataaaaaatatgtatatataacattgctccaataaaaaataatcactctccctttttcaaataatttttttatttataatatgtgcGATTATATAAGAATGTTCTTCAAATAATTTGTATAGGTGATCTTGGTCAGACTGGTTGGACAAACTCAACCTTGCAACATATGGCAAAATCCAACTACAGCATCTTGCTACTTCCAGGAGATTTATCATATGCTGATTTTGTTCAACCTTTATGGGACTCATTTGGGCGCCTGGTGGAACCATTAGCCAGCCAACGTCCCTGGATGGTCACACAAGGCAACCACGAGATTGAAAGAATACCTGTACTTCATAAAACTCGTTTCACCTCTTACAATGCAAGATGGCGCATGCCGTTTGAAGAAAGTGGCTCCACTTCAAATCTTTACTACTCGTTCAACACTGCAGGTGTGCATGTTGTTATGCTAGGATCTTACACTGATTTTGATCCTGATTCGGAGCAATACAAATGGCTGGAGCAAGACTTGAAGAAGATTGATAGGAAAAAAACTCCATGGATATTTGTTCTTATTCATGCACCTTGGTACAATTCAAATACTGCTCATCAGGGTGAGAAGGAATCAACTGGAATGAAGGAAGCTATGGAAGCTCTACTTTATGAGGCTCGTGTTGATGTTGTCTTTGCTGGGCATGTCCATGCTTATGAACGCTTTGTAAGCTTTCTTTTCCCTATTCTTCAATTTCCAACATCTTCATTCGTAAATAGGCTGGATAAGtctgagtttgagctcgagcttgcaAAGTTCATTTCAAAGATGTTTGAGCTaaagttcaatttgagttttcGAACTCGAATTGAGTTAAGTTTTACTTGATATTGTAGTCaagtaaaaatgattaaaacgatgtcgtttttatttgtattgatcaaaacgacttATTTTAGtcgattcaaatcaaatttttgaagtttataaatttgatgagTCGAACACCCTTAAAACTTGAGTtcgaaaatatttaattcttaaacTCAAACTGGAGCTCAAGTTCACTTGAGCTGAGTTTGTTTAAACTGAATtcgaacttaaatttgaataaactcaactcaaatcgaatttatTTGTAAACCATTTTTTCTCTTCAGTTTCCATTAATTAATGCATCTTTGCGTGTGTCAACTTTAGACTCGTGTCTTTGATGGGGAAGCTAACGATTGTGGCCCAGTTCATATAACCATTGGCGACGGTGGCAACCGTGAAGGCCTTGCCAGcgagtaagttttttttttttttttttttcgaatgtGTTCATATTATTACTTTActcattcaattttcaaaatattttgaggatttttatatttatttataattttactaattaacccaaaaaaaaaacaagaattaaAGAGAATGAATGTGGgctaattttgtatatttatcaGCTTCATGGATCCAAAGCCGGAAATATCATTATTCAGGGAGGCAAGCTTTGGGCATGGCCAACTTGAAGTGTTTAATGGAAGCCATGCACTCTGGACATGGCATAGGAATGACAATGACGAGTCTTTTGCTAGTGACTCCGTTTGGTTCACAAGTCTCTCGTCTAATCCTTCTTGTAAACTCAATTCTTAATATGGTGGTCAAATTGATTATcatatcttatataaaaaatataatttttaaaatcgtatatctcatattatattatataatatgatgtattttttttaaataatgtaataataaaatatttataatttctgaaaatttgtcattcccaaaattaattaaataatcttgtgacattattggattaaaattatggtattatataatcaaaattaatcacaaaattaaaaatcttataattgaaaatttatatttcatatacGCTTCAAGTGGGAAGTAATATTAAAAGAACATACAATCTTTTTGGTCTGTTGTCAACTCACCTAAATGTTAAAAGAAATATTCGAAGCGAAATTAACTTATGAATGTATCAATAGAGAAATCCCGAAATCTTGATTTTGAATCCTAATATCTTACCAGTGTTATCACTATCATGTAAAAGagcaatattttttatatctattttaggtacataaatatatacatatttatatgtgtttttatatgattgagtattattttattcttaattcagaGTCATCGAAAAACATTCTATGATGGCTACATAATTGGATGCCTCATTTAGTTATCACTTGTGCAATATGCTCTTCTCCTATCTCCTCTACAATACTATCAAGTAACTTAAATATCTTTTGAGCATTTTTTTACGAATTTAGCGGTATCAATAGATATGAAAAACGTATCTCACTTGGACTATTAACAAGAAAGATTGGGAGTAACATATCTTTTCCACTTGTCCACCAATTCAACATTACTatgcaattattatttttccacctatttttatattatcttaattcTTTTCCCATAAGATCAACatcttttttcaaataagaaACTCTTATTTTATGATAACTAGGAGATTTCAATCATTTCCCGTAATCACCTACTAATGTTAATATCATGCGACTCCATTATATGAACAACATTGCACTCCTAGATTAAACACTCTAGCTTTagaaactttaataatttaatctgaTTCAAATTATCTCATTAAAGTTGTTCATTTAGGGACAACTACATAAATATACTCTTATAAAGCACTAATGATAGATACTAGGTCAGTTTACCGAAATACTctttaatttacatttttttttttatctcttagtTTTTACATCTAATTAATGACAATATTTAATGAACTAGTCATTAAACTCTTGGTCAAGACTCATCATTTATCATCTAGTAAAAACCTATTAGATAGTgtcttttaaacatttttaagtCATGATTTTCATATCTATGAGATACTGTTCTAAAACCCACATCACTGTAATCCAAACTAGCCAAAGTATTGACCTATATACAAACAAGATCTcacatgttattttaataaaagatcaTAGCCTATAAATTAAAGGCACACCATCCACTCATGTTTAAGGTACATATGCCCAAGTAGCTAATGTGTAAAGTTTATATTTCCCTTCTGGTTGTTACACAATCATAAATTTTACATGGTCTAGTTCAATGCATCTTTTATGGACAAATGTGTCTACCCTAAAAGCTTCATTTTAATGATTCGAGACTCATCACTCCCACGAAAGCAAGCAACACAACAACCTTACCGAAGCAAAGCACCCAACTCTCATTTTATGATTGCATATTTGCAAACAAAATTTTGAGCTACGATAAAATCTCGTGTCTCCTATATCCGACTAACTTATATAAACAGTGATATTACCTATTCACAATAGctttagattttttatcattGATGTCAATACATGTGAATACATATAGAAAAGGGATATCACTTCATAAATAGAACACTTTTCTTAAATAGACTATTTTCTTACATTTGTAGCTGCCCAATGAATTCAGCAGTTGAAATGGTTGGTAACTCCTTTACATTCTTTGCTATATAAATGAGTCTTACATAGGTCCCTGGTCACacaattctaaattttttgtaGACAGCATCATTGAGAGAATTCGTAGTTTAGAAAAATCGTAAATTCAGAGAGAAATTTGTTGTTGctcaaaatatgaattaatagtGGAAGGATGGTTTTTCAGTTcagtattttaatttgtatttatttatgtgctATTTGGATTATGTGTGCATAGATAGCTAATTTAGAATTCTTACAATTAAGTTTAATGTCATAATCTGCaggaattaaaaatatatattttatgaattctAATTTGGCCAAAttactattcccacccaagttttaaccgAATCTGAAAATCATACTCATAacagataaaaaactcaaacactcactcataaattaattattgttaaaattttcagttgaagataagagaaaaatcgttattttaccattaaactctaaaatcttaaaagttaatatcattCCCCCCTCACCCccccccaagttttaaaaactaacttttcaccctcattctcaaagtttgaaaattttatctttcacctttagggtttgtttccatttttttataatcaccATTCAGACTGATAATCAGTGCTTTCCACCTATCTTCCAGATCTGACTACAAAATGCGACCACCCACCACTACAAAAGCGTCATCCCTCATCGTCTAAAAGATGCGAGATGACAAAAGACAACACTTTGTCGTCCATATCTAAACTGGATAACTAAAGGTTGTACTTTGTCAGAAAAGATCATCGCTTCTTCTTAATCGACGACTAGATTCTTTAAACCACTAGAGATAAAACCTAGAAATAGGAGGGTGgggaaatgaatttttttaaagtttaatcatgagagggaaatattatttttctaaactaagagggaaaataatataaatttttaatattttagggtttaggagtaaaataaaatttttacctttgtctctaactgaaaattttaacaataattagtCAATAAATAGGTGCTTAAATTTTTCATCTGTTATGGATATACTTGTaagattagactaaaatttgatGGAAAATGGTGCCtagtaattaaaatttggagTTGAATGGGGTAATTAATTTTGTGGACTATTTcaagtagtagtagtagtaatGTTTGTGGGTATCCCACGCGACAAACAATATGTACTTGCGTCTCAAGTCTCAGAGAAAAATCTcataattgaattgattttgtgGGGTGTTTCTCCTGATTGGGAATATattgaggaaaaagaaattggaTTGATAAGTGTAAGTTTCCTTTATGTCAGAGTGAACCTCTTAagtatatcaaaataataataaatataaaattctttttgtcattaatttttaCTTGTTTGATGGGAAGAGAAGAGTGGTCCCCTTGCCCTTGATGGGGGTTGGGGTTGgagttagggttagggttagggttagggttaggtCACGTGTAGGGTTGAATGCACTTGATATTGCATTATAATTCATGATTAGCCATGCAGGGATTGGTATGATTAATGAGGCCTTTTTCCGTATATCATGAATTAGTTTTTACAGTACCAACTAGATGTTATAATTGAATTAGGTCAAATAAAAGTCTAGAttgaaactcaaaattt
Encoded here:
- the LOC123228163 gene encoding probable purple acid phosphatase 20, giving the protein MLLQLQLKPLHKFMLAFLFLLLSSSALSYNRPPARPPVFVKRLLSSSSSPEQVHISLVGEDKIRVSWITQSESAATVNYGTSPGDYKFSATGDTTSYRYLLYESGQIHDVVIGPLEPNTAYYYRCGSDSDAEFAFKTPPSQLPIKFAVIGDLGQTGWTNSTLQHMAKSNYSILLLPGDLSYADFVQPLWDSFGRLVEPLASQRPWMVTQGNHEIERIPVLHKTRFTSYNARWRMPFEESGSTSNLYYSFNTAGVHVVMLGSYTDFDPDSEQYKWLEQDLKKIDRKKTPWIFVLIHAPWYNSNTAHQGEKESTGMKEAMEALLYEARVDVVFAGHVHAYERFTRVFDGEANDCGPVHITIGDGGNREGLASDFMDPKPEISLFREASFGHGQLEVFNGSHALWTWHRNDNDESFASDSVWFTSLSSNPSCKLNS